The genomic interval TCTGTTTCTAATTGTTTGCTTACAATGTACGTAAAATGTGGGGCGATTGAGTTTGGTAGGAAGTTGTTTGATGAGATGCCCAAAAAGGGTTTGATTACTTGGAATGCTATGATTTCAGGGTACGCGCAGAATGGACTTGCTTCTAATGTTTTAgaactttataaaaaaatgaaagcttGTAGGAATTGTGCGGATGCTGTCACATTCGTTGGGGTTTTATCGTCTTGTGCTCACCTTGGCGCTATTAGTGTTGGTCGCGAGGTTGAACAGCGGATAGAGTTTAGTGGACTTAGTTTGAATCCATTTTTGAATAATGCGCTGATTAATATGTACGCTAGGTGTGGTAATTTGGTCAAGGCTCGTGCTATTTTTGATGGTATGCTTGTGAAAAGTGTGGTTTCATGGACAGCGATTATAGGTGGATATGGAATGCATGGATATGGAGAGATTGCAGTGGAGTTATTCGATGAGATGATTAAGGGTGGTATTAGGCCTGATGGCGCTGCATTTGTGAGTGTCTTGTGTGCATGTAGTCATGCGGGGTTGACTGAAAAAGGTTTGGATTATTTTGTTGAAATGGAGACGAAGCATCGGTTGCAGCCAGGTCCTGAGCATTATTCTTGTGTGGTGGATCTTCTAGGTCGGGCTGGTCGGCTGTATGACGCTTTGGAGCTCATTAAATCAATGCAGGTCAAGCCAGATGGTGCAGTCTGGGGGGCCCTTTTGGGTGCCTGCAAAATTCACCATAATGTAGAGATAGCAGAGTTAGCTTTCGAACAAGTTATAGAGCTTGAGCCCACAAATATTGGTTATTATGTTCTGCTATCCAATATTTATGCTGAGGCAGAGAATTTGGAAGGAGTGCTAAAGGTTAGAGTAATGATGAGGGAGCGGAATCTCAAAAAGGATCCAGGATGTAGCCATCTTGAATATAAAGGGAGAGTTCACCTTTTCTTATGTGGGGACAGAAGCCATCCTCAATCAGTAGAGATATACAGAATGGTAGATGAGCTGGAAACTTTGGTGAGGAAACTTGTCGGCTGTAAAAACAATCAAGAAAGGAGAAGTAAAGAACTTTTCCTTGGGATGGGCGTTCATAGTGAAAAGTTGGCAATTGTGTTCGGACTGTTGAACTCCGAGCCAGGGACAGAGATTGTTGTGATAAAGAACCTTAGAGTGTGTGAAGATTGCCATTTGTTTCTCAAGGGGGTCAGCAAGATTGTGGATCGTCAACTTGTTGTTAGAGATGCAACCCGTTTCCACCATTTCAGGGATGGGCTATGTTCATGCAAAGACTATTGGTAATATTCACTTGAGATGTCCACATTGCAAAATCTACATGCCCTGGTTATAGAAGGATTTCCCAAAATGTTCTTAAATAGTAGAAAATATGCAAGGAGAAGACTTAAGATTTGAgtttcaaaatatttgaaattgagaattaCATCCCCAAGTATAAGCCTGTGGATTGCTGGTTTAGCAGAAGGCGGCTGCAAGAATATATGGTCAAATGTTCTATGGATGAGCTTTGGGTTGATTAGAactggtaccaaagaaataaGCTGAGTTGAAGAAGAAAGGCCTTGGACAGCATCCCTTAACAGTTCATAAAAAGCCAAATCCTAGGTGATGAGAAGATAGCATCCCTTCTGGAGGGCCTTCGGAGACACAGGTGGCAATCAACTAGCCATGCTTGAGGTTGATTTATTGATCGATGCATCCCTACCCCAGTTTGCCAAGCAGACTTGCTGTTCTACTGGAGGGCCTCTGGAGAATGACGGGGAATATTGATCTGAGTTTGTCAATGAGGAAGCATTACTTGTACTAACTAGTGAGTGCAAATAACCGCTTCACCTTGGTtgtttgtacttgtatatttcCAATCGATCATTGTACCAGTTGGTCAAACACAGTTACTCTCATTTGGTAGAATCATGCATCCAGTTCCTTACATGATCAATACACTCAAAACAAGAGGAGATTGCCTCGAGTTTGAACTATTTTGACGCAATATCTGTAGAAACCTAGATAGGTTTATGCATAGCCTACAATACCTTATCCCTAATCCTCCAAAACTTTGACAGAATGATTAAGCTCGGAGtgaacatttttaatttctttgtttcctACCGTAGAATGGTAAAAAATGGTAAGAAACAAAACCTATCACATCCTTAACAAATGGAACTTGTTACATAAATGTTGCTACTATGTCTTGACTTAAAGAACTGTAGCAAAGCTTCAATTCAGAGGATTACTTCAGCCAACCCAGATTATGAGATAGCAGACACCAAATATGGATGAATACTTTTAAATACAATTTACAAAGAAGttgcaagggtaaaattgatgaaatttatGCCACTGCAATTTGCATTGTATATATCATTACTTGGCCAATTAGCAGTGCATTGCCGCTATTGCTCAATTATGCCACCTAGGGCTAGAACTGCATCAGTTCCGGAGATGCAAACATCTTCGACAAATGGAATGGTTTTCCGCACAGTCAATTTCATCGGCATATTTGCTTCACCtacaaacaaaatgttaaCATTTTAGCAACCATGCATTCTACAACTATCTTAGACCAACAAGAATCAGAATCCAACCTCCAACAGTTTTATCCCTTTCCATACAAATGGCAGCATAATGAGAACCAGCCACTTCCAGGAGTGCTAATTGCCAATTGTTTGTGAGGTTCGTGGGGTCATTAGATGATTCAACAATTTCTTCAGATGCCTGTCAATGTGACAAGTGTTAATCAGAAACTTTTGATACAATTCAGTGGTACATGTTAGATCATAATCCAGAGATCCCAATCATAGCATTCAGTggtacttttttcttttacatgcCCTAGCATAACCAAGACCTATCCAAATCCGCCCTATTAGCACTTCAGCTAAAGCTTTGTATACTTCcattattgttttttatttttaagttgttaacGTCAGTTCAAAACGCTCAGCAAGAAGGTGAAATGACTAACTTAATATTTGGCCAAATGATTATTTGTTATAATAAAGCTAGATTGATAATGTGACACAAGTGATGATGTCTGTCTATTTATATTCTATAATACCCACCTAAAATTCAGGTACTAACCTCTGAAACTGAAATTCCAGGAGGATGAAGGTTCCTTATAGCTGGAGCCCTAAACTGAATAGTAAAGGTCTTGAAAGGCACAGCTGAAAAGCCTTTTCCCAATGCTTTTACATATGCCTCCTGGAAATGAGATCCAGATTGTAGAAAACTTGAGAAAAATGTGAACACATTACATTTCAACTATGATTTATCATGCTTTAGGAcagatttattattaatatctTGCTTACTTTCAGAGTCCATAATTTGATAAACTCCTGACACTGAACTTCGGGGTCTGATATAGCAGTTAAAAGTTTCACTTCATAAGGAGAAAAATAGCGTTGAGCGAAGGCTGTGATATTGTTCTTTATCCTCCGTTGCTTCTCTTCAACATCAATGCCAATctatattaattattgaaagcAAATTACACCAAGTTTGAGTACATGTAGTAACAAAACTTTAACAAAGAAAACCGACATAATTATTGTTGTAAGCGGATCTATGTATCTCACAAGAATAACAATAGGACTTACTGGGACGTTTACTGTCACACCACAGGCAATCATAGAAGTTGTGTGTGAGATATTGAAATGCAAGGGCAGTGGGCTAAAGTTGTCCTCATTTTGCCACTCCACCTATTTAAGTATGGGACAAACAAACAATTAACATGTGCAAGAACATAGAATGAGATTCAAAAATATGAAGAGAGCAAGGTCCTCAAACAAAAAGGATTGCAAATCCTTTACCAATCACCTCAGGCTTCCCATAGATGTTCTTCCTAAACTTCAAAGATCTTGGATTTATTTCACAATTCATCTGATCTAGCAATATAAAACTATGTTAGTAGTCTATGCAAAGCATGTTTTATAACAAGAGGAAATCTAGAGTCCCTAAGATATGCATGTTGAAAACATTCTTTGCAGTTAGGCATTTTCACATTGTTGGCTGGCAATTGGTACGCCACTTATGCAAGTTTAAGTAATAGTTTGAACCTTCATGTGGTGAAGAGAAAATCAGATCACATACAGGAACGTGGCAGTTATTTTCACACCAAATAAGATGGTGCATCAGCACACCAGGGACGTGTTGAACATGAATTgagtaatttaattattaaaattgagAATCTGATCTAATTCTGATTAAACAAGAATCATATTAGTACAGACCATTTTGTACTAAGAAATTGATTGTCTCAGTTAACCTTGAGAGATTGAGCAATTTATATATAGATAAGAATATCAGATATGTTGATTGTCTTTAATCACTTTACAACACAACTGaatataaaagataaatatgaaCAGAAtactaagaaaaacaaaaaggagaCCTACATCTGGCAATGGTAGTGCGAACCAAGGCTCGAGCAAGCAGGGCTCTTTTCTTCAGCTGGTCTCCACATATGCGGTTAACATTCTCTCTTTCACATGGTGATAAGAGTTCAGAATATTGATTTAGAAGAGCCACACTCTTGACCTCATCAGGCAATATATACCAAAGATGGGTTTCCCTTAAAACACCATGAAACCATAATATAAGAATAAATGAaaccaaaaaaccaaaaaaagttTACAATTTTAGCACAAAATGTTAAGGGTTTGGAACATCACAAAAGAAGAAGCAAACTTGCAAGGTACCCATAGTAATTGAGTGCATATATAACATAAATTCTAAATGAAAGGCAAGAAATTAGCGGGAAGAAGAGGGAAAGAAATCATTACATTGGAGATGGGAGTTGCAGGGGAACCAGAGGGGGTAAAGCAGCAGAAAAATTTCTCTGAAAGCATCGTATATTCATCTCCAAGTTGGTTTTgcatagaaaagaaaatgaatttctAAGCTTGAAAACAACAAAAGTGAACCATTGAATGAGAATTTGTAATCAGAATTAACAACTTTTAAGAAAACAAATGTTTGAAATAATCTGAAGTTTAGGACGGCTGGCAACATCAAAAAGTAGGAATGGTGCATTTAGGCTTGAAATTGGGCTGGACTAGCTATGCCCTTCCTCTTATGGGCCAAGATTTCTTCCTGTTATTGGATAGGCTGTTGAAAGGCTTGGTCCTTGCATCTGGCAATGCAGAGCAGAGTAAATCCTCCGTTGAAGCAAAAAGAGTCCAGCGAGAACACCCCAGATTGGAATTTGATTGGTTGGCGCACAGACTATCTTCATGGTCCCtgaggaaaatattttattctcaagCCTTGTCATGCATACTTGGTCATTGTTTTCTAATAGGCAGCCTGCTGGgttgttttttcattttcctaaACATAATTAGGTGCAAAACTACAAGCAGACAGGCACCAGAAAAGCAAAAGTCATGTTCATTTGAGCAACACAAGCAACTTTGATTGATTACAAGCTTTACCGATAAGCATCGTGAACAATAGAAAATGTTAGAATGAGCCGAGGAAATGTCAGTATGAAGCGATGAAAGGTTAAAGACTTCCCACCCAAAATAACATACAAGGCACACAGTGAACGTCGTACAcaatattcccaaaacaaaagcACAAAACACAACATACCAACTTCTACCAGTTGGCATTTCTCTCCCATCCCGACCCCATCTGACTACATCCTAGCATTCAAGGCCATTCACCTCCAAGCTTCAAAAAGCTCTGCTCTTGAATTTATACGACCAACAATCTTCGTTCCCTTGCTCTTCTCTACAGGTCCTGCTACATGACAGATTGACCATTCATTTACCTTCTTCGATCCCTTCTTTAGACTTGAAACACTTGATTGACCAGTTCTGCTCTTTCCAGATGTACTTCGTAGGCCACCTTCTTCGAGTCCATTTGCTAAAGAGTTCACTTGAGAAACCACAGTGCAAGGACAGTTATCAACCAGAGATCGATTTCCAGCGCATATGTTCTCGATCGAAGTTAGGAAACTTTCAGAGTTACTTTCTGCTGTCAAATTCTCTTCGGCGGAGTGAGTGGGGCTCTCCATGGCAGGTTCTTGAGCAACAAAAACTTTTTCTCCTTCACTTTCATTTTTAACCTCATTGACATCTTTGTGCAGTTGTGAAGAGCTTTGCTGTCCATTCTTATCAGAAGGCTCTAAGCGAGAAACAGGAGTAGAGTCTACCAGAGaatcttctctttctttaagtGTTCTGATAATAAGTGTCTTGAGAAAATTCATTACCTGGACTGCATACATCAATGCAGTCAAAGGATCGGACATCTGCAATAAACAGACGTAGTGGAGGTCATTCAACTGTGAATGGGCCAGATTGCAAGAGCAATCCTACATTTTATCACATACTAACAAGACCTTTCATTAGATACAGTGCAGAATAATATTGCAGCACAGAACCATAAATAGTAATTAGATTAAAGCTTTGATGGAAAAGAATAACTATCAGAAGAATATCCCATCATGATAATCAGGAGGAAGAGCTTTGGTATGCTTCAAGGTGCCTAGAGAGGACTTTTCAAAATGGAACTCTTTGCCTTGAAGTTAGGTCATATGAATGAGTGTGCTTTTCTAAtagtcttctttttttgtttttgaaaatattaaaatgctGCAAGTTTGGGCCAAGGGTACAGGGGATGCATCCATGGGACAACTAGTATCAAATGATATGCTTAAAAAACTTAGCACCTTTAAGGCGAGAAATATGAGAAAATATTGTAGAGCAATCAGCAGAGCTTTATCAACTACATCAAATTGGCTCAAATATCagtaaacaataaaaaaactgTGCATCAAGTTTGACATGCGTATTTAAAAAGACTGAAAGATTTTTACTCACTTGAGTCATGTTTGGAGCAAACACCATGGCAACATTGCGTGCATTCATCTTGTTCAAATGTTCCAGTTGCACAACATCAGCCATTAAATTTATTGCCCAATCCAGCAGAGCAGCTTCTGTTGGAGGAAGGAGCCGTACAAGCCGAGCACACTCTTCTTCTGACTGCGATTGTATTACCTGCTCTGGAGGAAGAGAGTCCAAGACACCGCTAGGAAGTTCTCTAAACCAAGCCTGTAGAATAATAAACACATAAATCAAATGAAACATACCATTTCAACTGGGGAAGTTCCAACATTTATTTGCAGATATCTCGACAAAAAGGAGGGCATTCTCAGCACATGAACCAGTCCTTTTATAGTGGGTTTGTTCCCAATATtgccaaaaaaaattacttacatAAAAATAAGCTGATAAAATACAATAAGTAGAGATGCCAATGTAGCAAATTTATATATGAGAAACATGTTCATAATTCCCACATAAGAGGTGCAGCTTTTAAAGGGCAAGGAAATACCTTTATAAGACCTGCCAAGCAATGTACATCTATCCCATCCGGTATAATTCCCCTATTTAGTTGTTCCCTAACATACTCCTCCTGACTGTTCTCAGCATTAATTCTGAAAATTCCTTCTGcctaaataatcaaatataacaatttagttattaaaatTGGATAATTCAAGCAATTTTATAGCCATGGGACGGTAgagaaaaaatagataatCACATACCTGGAGGCCTCCTTGGGCATACAAATGCCTTTGCATTAGGAGTAGTATTGTTGGCACACTATTCCCTCTAGAGTCAAATGAAAGCTGCATAGATTCTGTTGAAACTCCAAACACATTTGCACTGCACAAGaagtcaataaattaaaattagcaCAAACACTGTTATATGGAATGCTGATAGACTTTGGCAACTGAGATCACAACAGAAGGTATCATCATGCTAGTTTCCATACGTTCATTATAGCCATGGTGTCAACTATAAATTGTGCTTAATTTTCAAATCGAGCACCGCAGACCAAACAACGAAACAAACATGAAATAGATATAATTCCAGTAAGGTTTACCAAGGAATCAGAAAGGGACGTAAGAaatgaaattagaaaaatgtAGCCAGCACCCAATCCCTAAATGCTTCAAATAGAAAATGCGCAGCAGGGGAAAAAGTCATACAATGCAGAGAAGTATTTGAACTTTTGAGGTAGAAATTTGCATCCACAAACTGAAGCAAACTGTCCAGTTCATTAAGAATTTGCTTAGGAAAACCCAATGGTTGCCTTCGTTACTATGGGAATCTATAGAAGAATGAAGACCCCAAAGAAATTAATCATCATCCGAAGTACCTAAAATGATGGATGTTTACAACAATAGTCTCCTTTTTCTAGCATTCCTTTCGTAAAAAACACTTCAGATAAAAGTTCAGCTCACCAAATTATATGAAAGTGAAACAAAGTTCAGGAGAGGGGAAGAAAACTTATTGAGCTACATTAACCAATATAACCAAACCCCAGAAAAATTTTCCTTAAAGACTACCCTTTTATTGACATTCAAGAACGAAATAATCAGGAAAGGTTCAATTGTGACACATATATCTCAAACCCAGATCAGaatttcaagaagaaaaaaaattcttcatTGATAAACTCACCTGGCACTTGGGGCTCTCCTGGGAACCTCAGGCTCGAATTCAACAGGCAAACCAAGAAATCCATGGAACCTATCAAAAGTCACATGAGCAACATGCCTAACATTGGTAGGCAACCCAATTTCCATTGAGCAAAGCTCTTTACTATCAGAAA from Theobroma cacao cultivar B97-61/B2 chromosome 5, Criollo_cocoa_genome_V2, whole genome shotgun sequence carries:
- the LOC18598257 gene encoding putative pentatricopeptide repeat-containing protein At3g11460, whose product is MTSIPWNTQLRELAKQCQYLQALTLYRQMLRCGSTPNAFSFPFALKSSVSLSLPFSGQQLHCHVIKSGCCPEPFVLTSLISMYCKFNSVENARKVFDENPISNQLTVCYNALLSGYALTFRVFEGFSLFCKMREMGVSVNSVTILGLIPMFSEPGYFSAGMSFHCCCVKLGLNLDFSVSNCLLTMYVKCGAIEFGRKLFDEMPKKGLITWNAMISGYAQNGLASNVLELYKKMKACRNCADAVTFVGVLSSCAHLGAISVGREVEQRIEFSGLSLNPFLNNALINMYARCGNLVKARAIFDGMLVKSVVSWTAIIGGYGMHGYGEIAVELFDEMIKGGIRPDGAAFVSVLCACSHAGLTEKGLDYFVEMETKHRLQPGPEHYSCVVDLLGRAGRLYDALELIKSMQVKPDGAVWGALLGACKIHHNVEIAELAFEQVIELEPTNIGYYVLLSNIYAEAENLEGVLKVRVMMRERNLKKDPGCSHLEYKGRVHLFLCGDRSHPQSVEIYRMVDELETLVRKLVGCKNNQERRSKELFLGMGVHSEKLAIVFGLLNSEPGTEIVVIKNLRVCEDCHLFLKGVSKIVDRQLVVRDATRFHHFRDGLCSCKDYW
- the LOC18598258 gene encoding 4'-phosphopantetheinyl transferase HetI, with the translated sequence MNIRCFQRNFSAALPPLVPLQLPSPMETHLWYILPDEVKSVALLNQYSELLSPCERENVNRICGDQLKKRALLARALVRTTIARYQMNCEINPRSLKFRKNIYGKPEVEWQNEDNFSPLPLHFNISHTTSMIACGVTVNVPIGIDVEEKQRRIKNNITAFAQRYFSPYEVKLLTAISDPEVQCQEFIKLWTLKEAYVKALGKGFSAVPFKTFTIQFRAPAIRNLHPPGISVSEASEEIVESSNDPTNLTNNWQLALLEVAGSHYAAICMERDKTVGGEANMPMKLTVRKTIPFVEDVCISGTDAVLALGGIIEQ
- the LOC18598259 gene encoding rho GTPase-activating protein 5, with amino-acid sequence MTEVLQSSPSHFSSPSSSTSTPHALINSSVSTVESIAQDSDQEEERRQEEERKERDREGDQLSLLTLLVAAFRKSLIGCSISDSKELCSMEIGLPTNVRHVAHVTFDRFHGFLGLPVEFEPEVPRRAPSASANVFGVSTESMQLSFDSRGNSVPTILLLMQRHLYAQGGLQAEGIFRINAENSQEEYVREQLNRGIIPDGIDVHCLAGLIKAWFRELPSGVLDSLPPEQVIQSQSEEECARLVRLLPPTEAALLDWAINLMADVVQLEHLNKMNARNVAMVFAPNMTQMSDPLTALMYAVQVMNFLKTLIIRTLKEREDSLVDSTPVSRLEPSDKNGQQSSSQLHKDVNEVKNESEGEKVFVAQEPAMESPTHSAEENLTAESNSESFLTSIENICAGNRSLVDNCPCTVVSQVNSLANGLEEGGLRSTSGKSRTGQSSVSSLKKGSKKVNEWSICHVAGPVEKSKGTKIVGRINSRAELFEAWR